The genomic window TTGGTAAAGTACATTATAACGTGTCTAAGGAGCTTCAGACTTCGAGGCTTCAGTAGAAtgtagtgctctggaattaagtgcgcttcataaataataataataataataataataataataataataaatgccaGCTCAGACAAGTAGGACCATTTTCTGCAGCTAACTTACTCCTCATGATTTGCTTTTTCTTCAGAACTCTCACCGTTTTGGACAAAGAATCTGCCAGTCCATGCGTGATttggctgacctcctcattgtcCCTGGGGGTAAACGCTGATACCCAGCCACTCTACAAGATCACATGGCACATCACATAACCTATGTTACTTTTTATTCACTTGAAGCCTAACTATCTTGTTCTAGAGAAAGCAATTATGCAAATGTCTTGTCTTACTTATGATAGTGACACAATCAGTATATTGCTAGGACACAATCAATATATGCTTGGATACTGGTACATGCACtggaaaaaatgaatgaatgtaaataAATTTTATTATGCCAAACAACCAAATAGAGCTGCCTGTTCTTTCTGCACGTATATAGTCATTCAAGCACACCGATTCCCAATAAAACCAATATTATCACAGTACTTGCTGAACACCGACTACTTGGGTAAAAGTATTTTATTCAGATTTACAGTGTACAATAAAAGGCTCATATAGTGACCCGCCTCCTGGCATTTCACAGAGTATGGTAAAAGCCTTACGGTTTGTATTTGCAGACAAAATGGTTTTGTTTTGTACATGGAATATCATTCCACTGGCGGAAACCTGCAGACAGAGAACAGGGAAAAGTATGAACCACATACTTATTTAGTACTAGTTTTATGGTACATTTAGGCTACATTCCCATGTCTGTAGTGCAGCCCGCGACCTATGAATGTGCGTCAGTAGTGCTCTATTGGCACTTCATTAACATAGCGATCCGGGCCACAAATCCCAGTTCGTtatacatgtcctttttttttgtggcatggatTGCAGAcctgtacagatgtgtgaacggggccactGACTTACATTGGTTCTATGTCCAGAACAGAACTACAGATGTGAAAATTCAGACAATAAACAGTGACATCCCTAACCTGTATCAGTGTTTCCTTAATTCTGGAAACCCTGAATATACCTCTACATTGGCATACCTAAAGTGCCTTCTTATTTACAAGGCAGTGAGTAGGGGGTAGCaacaggatgttttttttttttttgtaggttagGAAAAGGAGCCATAATTGTTTAGGTGACACTCTTTTCAAACTCAAGTTATGGCAggaagaagtcttcatggcaGTCTGAACCATATAGCAGAAAGGAactaaggccagattcacacatctGCATCTGTGGACCCGCAGGTACAAAAAGCACTAAGGATGTGCATCCATAACCGTCCGCATTAGCATGGATTCATTCATTGAGAATACGTGATCCCATTGGTGCTACAGATCTGTGTTAGGGTTGTCATCCGTGCCGCAAAGAAAAAGTAGTTACGGGACAGGGCACGGGCCCCTACATAGACCCATGACACCTATGAATGGTTAGTGAATAGCTTCAATCCACcccctccaacccccccccctccccccaatgtgGGCCTGGGCAACAGCCACAGCATTATAAAATTTGATGATGTATTTTGTCTCACTTTTTCATACATCATTTTCTGAAAAACAGAAGCTGCAGAGGCTGTCATCTCACCACACCTGGGATCCCTCTGCATACCCagttgagaagagagagaaacaagactaatggtccttttacacacagcgattatcatttaaaaatttAGGATATTATCCTCTTTTCCtttgttttttccctcctctcttACTATTTCTTCTTCTCTTTAATCATCCTTGGAACTTTCTCCTGTTAATTACTCTTAAATGTTCTGTAACACTTGGCCATGATATTATATTGTGCTAACTTACTGTGCTAATACCCTTTTATTCTATGGACATATCTATTTTGAGCCTCCTGGCTTATGATTGTCATTTATACTTTGTTGtcatttttatttcaataaaacctgttttcaattaaaaaaactaaaaagatcAAAATACAGCTAACCATGAAACAATGAGTGATAATTAATCGTGGTCTTTCCACATCGTCACTGTTTGGTTGCGATATTTCGCAGATCGGTTTGTCTAAACAGCCATTCATAGAATTACCCTGGTGTGTGGGTAGTCCGAATTTCTGGAGCGATTTATCTTATCATGTAAATGACAATCGTTTCAAACTGCAGCCAGGCACTAAACAATTTTCAAACAATTGTTTAAGTGATTTATCTGCTCATGTAAAGGACCATAGCATGTTCACTTCAGTTGGTCAAAGAAATTACTTTCTCGTTTTGGGTTCTCCAGAAAAATATActgggcattacagtccttgatCTGGAATGAATATTACTTACCTGTTTCTTTAGTCAGCTCCCCACAGTACTCAGCATTATTCAAGTTATTAGGCTCTCCGCTCTTCCAACTACGATAATTATACATTGATCCATCATTCCATTTCCAACGACGGTTCTAAGACAGAGTAAATATGACATAGAATGAACTGACAAAGCATTAACTTACACAAATATGTGGTTTATTTTGACGTTTCATATTGGTGTAGAAAGGCCCCTGTAAAAAGATGGGACGTATTGGGTAGTAAGAAAACTATCAGTTTTTAAAGACAGGATAAAATGTGAAAGTGCATGGATTGTGATTGCTAGATGACTGGTCTCCAAAACAGCAGGTTGTGTGGGGTGTTCCCATTATGTAATGTCAGTACCTACCAAGGACAACTGTTGAGCTGGTGACAGCTTTAAGGGTGGACTAGGTGCATTGATTATGACACAGAAAAGCTACTGTATAACAAATTGGTGTAAAATAATTCAGACTACGATAAAAGTGTGCCAGAACACAGAGTAGGAGATTTATGAAATCTCTGCcagtggcgtacaccagggagaaggcgcagatacTTACTTTCTCTGTGACGCACTCCTACCATGACCTCTGCTTGCCTAATgggcatgcggggggggggggcatggcaaggtgggttggaggcgtggcctcttcccacaccaggcataaatcatggcagaGATCTACACCTGCTTAGGAGCAGGTCAGGACGGTTTCACTAAGAGACGTGCTCCCCTTAGTGAATCCAGCAGGGTAATTGGGGGCAGGGCCTTATTTAAACGTCCCCCAGAACGCTGTGTAGCTGTACACTGGTCCGAGTGCCCATGTTGTCCACTATCCTTCTCCAAACATGTCTATAATGAACAGGGCAACATCAGAACTAATTTAAACCATGGTCATAGTTTTGATGCAGTTTTATTAAAGAAAAGCCTAGactgcgcttttttttttttaactcctaaAGGCGTCTGAATTTTTTTGTGTCATATAATGATAGTATTTGTTTAGTTGATGACCACTTGGTATTTACACAGGAGCTGCAATGATTGAAGCTATGTATTTGGTTTGGTCATTGTTCACGTTGTAGCCTTTGGTTTAGGGTCAATATCTACATTTTTTACTACTCTCACCTGTTCAGGGTCATGAAGTCCAATCCAGATATCTACATTAGGAGAGTAAGCAGCCACATGACTTGCAATAATGGATCCTTCTGATTCATCTATGATTGAAGCCAAATGTGCACCATGTCCATAACTGACACACTCAAACTGCAAGGCAATAAGcttataggtcaataaaaaaacagGCAAAGTGTAACATCTTAATAATTCTTGCAAGCTTCCTGCTCTCTTGTTTTCTCACCTCAGCTTCAGACCAGGGCAGTTTAAACCGGAAATATCCATAACAATGAGATTTGTAGAAAAACCATCCAGGAGGACATGAAGAACGAGGTGCCCCTGTGTGAAAGATTAAGGTTATTCATAGTTCATGTAATATTTGTATATTAGTAAATGCTGATGAAGCACTACAATCTACTAActctacagtatattacatttttagtgtatagaaatgtattTTAGTGTAAGAAAAGTGGTAGGGTGGATTCTAAGAAGCCTCCTAGGTAGACCCGAAGAACAGCAGTAAGCTTGCAGAATACTGGGTTTGGGATAATACCACCTCCATGTCTGTAACCTGACTGCCTGCACAGTTGTCTTTTTCACTTTAACATGTTgataatttctaaaaaaaaaaatcaacagtgaTTCTCAACTTTTTCTACAAGAggaatttacataaaaaaatgtaatcGATACAACAAAGGCATACTATGCCATGGGCTTGGTCATTGTTCACGTTGTAGCCTTATCCGGGACCTGACTTAAGTTAGATAGCCCCTTGTGTGAAACTCTAtggctaattttttttacagtttttttaccTCCTTGCATGTTAGTGTAGCAAATTGCAGCCTACTAAAGTCCATGTTTCCATGTTGTGGTTGTTATATCGACTCCAAATAGTAAAATTTTGATTCACATGATTATAACTTTTTTTAGAGCTTTCACAATTGTGTGTTTctgaatattaaagggaatctattggATGTTTTATCACTTTGAACGTAACCACTATTGGTTtaatgtcaaatctgctgcagatctgctgcgcatcggtcgtgtgtgttagcacccttaaaGTCTATGCATGCTAAGTATGCTGTAGGTTGATAAGACAAAAATGACGACATATTCCTCTCACACGCTATTCTTATCTAGTCCATTCTACTTACCTTCTGAGAGAGACACCCCAAGGATCAAGCAGCCCAGAAGGGCAAATCCCAAGGAAGACGACATCCTGAGTACAAAAACAATGTTTACAGTATATGAAATCATTTttaatgaataaaaaattttatgataatattaatatttaatataGTATTTTAGATATTATAAAACTGAGTGCATAGCAGCCACATCTGGGCTCTGCTACTTTTAAGGGAACCGGTGCGACCCCCGGATAGTTACCCTTTCCAACGAGTACTGTTCCTGGAGACAGTCCCAGgcgcgccgctgagatgagtccgatgcccatagagaatgatggctccattcattctctatgggtgtcggactcatctcagtggCGCGCACggtttcgggcgctgatatcttcggcCTAGGACTGGCTCCAGGAATGGGACTCGTTGGAAAgggtatccgggggctgcacaagggggtcgggcgggctctgtgcccgcatccctggtgacaggctccctttaagggaatgtgtcatcaaaaaattattattatttttatgttaaacatattttttaagaatttttgatgactttttttcttcttctaattttccatttaactatctgtattataaaagATTCCTAAAATCTTGCCGTTCTCATTCCCACAACTAGGGCAAtgactaagctgagacttcctgttctatctgtggtgctaagaggaggctgctgtaaaaggatctgtacagcattacagcgacaggtgacaccagtacatagaAAGAACCAGTATAAGACTATtgtagctccctgtggaatgacctctttacaggtcacagagtacgctcacTAATGTTTCTAGGGGACAGACTgtttattgttgtctatgtcttaTATTGTACAATAGCACTAAGTGAGGTATATAGATAACATACTAATATTTTGCATTACTAATCCTCTAATTGTCCCTATCTGTATTTTATCATTAGGATGTAAAGACTTACCTGTTACAGAAAGTAGACCAGCTCTGTGAGTGAGAAGAAATGTTTTTGGAGGGGATATTTATATGGGCAAATGCTACTCCTTGTGACCTATACCTTCTAGGAGGAGGGAAATATGTAACAGATGGagagcaggtaatagacaggaacAGGCAATAAGGATATGGCTATTACAGCTATCAGCAGTAGGGCTTTACCCTCACACCCTTATGTTATACATATCCAAAAACTATATAACACGATAATCATAAAATactgttcagggaagaaaaagagtgctgcacctcacacctatggctgatactagtacctcttggctgcataaaaaacatcagaattctgtatttgaattgatcaagccacactgccccatgtaccatgtgcaggtatctgatacacatgggtccctacactaagtccacactaaGTCCACCCCCGCAggagtgcacagtcagggaagggaggccatggaacggccctgcaacccccatgccacaggaccagacccaaaaatgccacaccaaaacccagccagcatcaccggcggaggaagctgcccccaaacagcacaagtctggataaggtattgcactcaccataactatcaaagatagaatggggcagacaggagggattaaaaccatgagcactcaggtgtctcctgctaattgcggtcatgtgggtctcaccaggaggagtgcaaaacacggagaaaagagagaaacaaaataaggttcagggaagaaaaagagtgctgcacctcacacctatggctgatactagtacctctcggctgcataaaaaacatcagaattctgtatgtgaattgatcaagccacactgccccatgtaccgcgtgcaggtatctgatacacatgggtccctacactaagtccacactgttccggtcagcgaccaccacccccacagGCGTGCACGACTCCGGAATTACATCCCAGAGCCGTTTAAGACCACTGCATCACAGGACTGGAATGAAACCTGGGAAGCTTACCATAGACGGAAGGCTATGGAAGAACAGATTGTGGTGGCTACTACCACTGACTCTAAAGCTCCACCAGTACCTGAAAAAGTTGTCAGACGGAGACCCGCTGCTACAGCTACTTCAGCCAATCCTGCTGCAGCCGTGTCAGAGGTATGCACAGTGTCCCAGGTGCAGCCCCAGGTCACCCACAACAttgctgtgaccacaactccaacGCCAATGACAACCACAGCTACAGCATCTACCATGACagaggactgtttatgctgtaAGAGGCTTGGAACCAGGAGGCTTCATCCAGCACAACCCAGGAAGAGATCCACAGCTGCATCTCTCACCTACTAGCACTCCCAAAAGCACTAAAGAGTGTGCCCCAAGACACTAAAAAGGACGCTATGCAGTCCCTTTAAGCAGTTCGGCTGAGCTGTTTGTTGAGCCATGTTGGCTcaaaattttttttgtgttttccccATGTTTGCAACATCCCTGTTTAAGCTCCTGCACCCGGCCTAGCCGTGATTCCCTTTCCCTTTCCCTTTACCCCCCTTTCTTGTGAGGAACAAGCCTAACCGTTTGGAACTGACGCATCATAGCACCAATGGACAGATGCATCCAGTACCTCAGGTTTTATTGTGGACGATTGTATTATTGCCCAAAACCAACATAAAAAACAGGAGAAATGACTATTGTGGTATTACCCCCTTTTCCACTATTTTCACTTAAGttttataatatatgtatgtcccaccacgggtgttgctattagttacacccttcgtaataGCCTGTATTTTTGGATGTaaatggtgatgtagtagtaaccaagttttgccacaagatattgctattgtaagtatatgtacttagttactgcacagctgtagtattgaaagggtaattgtttgtttgtatgtcacatggatctgtggaccaatgagcatgttttcttctatcctataatttctctctttacttcttataTATGCACTCTTCAACCATTCACAGcccaccttacaggggctgtagataggaagtcacgtgggtagaggaagtgtagaggtcttttgtcgctagactctgtagagaccGGATGCAACCTAccgtttcttctcaagtaactccactcagcactatgcagtgttgaacccgttactagagaggacaagtcagagatcatctcaacctacacagtggacaaggagagtcacagtgcaggacagtattcataAGAAAAGTAAAGAAACTGATCCGAATagtgcaaagttgctagaagcttatgaactctatctcacagcacgggtgtaagcagggaactctcagcattcttctcatcccaggtaacaaggtctggggcttgtgtcaaccACTAGAATGGGTACCCGACACTGGAAgcgcaataggtggtgcaaagacaaaaGAGTTAAAACACGGGCagaagtattctctctctcttctcaagtattcttctatttctacctcctttgttctggcagagcacagtactacttgggttgggactctcacaacatcctcctctctactcttctgattcttctaAGCTTCCCAACACGCAACTCTGTCCACGCTACTGTACTACTCCCTATTCGCTCACTACCGATCTGGATCTAGAACTATtgagtgtcttatcaagtgtgaagtattctgtcaatgcaaagctgtatgacctgctgcattcaagtatcttcagagtaaaactgattttatttatgataaagagactctgtgattcctcaccaacacagtacacatccattccttgggtcatctcccctttctgtgggtggcagtgccaatagtccggctGGGTAACTACTCCACTATGGACCACCGTAACAAGAGCCCGAGGGACCCcacaacaacctggcaggtcactttCCACAGGGGAAGAAGGTgcaaccggccctttaaactaaaagcagttgtgccaccatacctgtgtgcccaaccggcactggcgtcacaatgcaacatcactgggcccggctgtatcttggccaaccaccatagaactggcgtcacactttaccatctgaCAAGTGACCGACCGCACCTCCTCCATACCACCGCAGAGGTACACCACATGATTATCacctgtaatggccgataattggccaaacaCGACCAATAATGGCTTCgagtaataaggcctttagtggAATTAGTTGCAGATTTGTACTGCACCACATCTCACCTAGCTGTTCACTCAGCATTCATGACAAAACAAATGGaccaccgtgacaagagcccaagggaccccacaacaACCTGTCAGGTCACTTTCCACAGGGGAAGAAGGTACAatcggccctttaaactaaaagcagttgtgccaccatacctgtgtgcccaaccgacactggcgttACGACGCAACATCACTGGGctcggctgtatcttggccaaccaccatagaactggcgtcacactttaccatctgaCAAGTGACTGACCACACCTCCTCCATACCACCGGAGAGGTACACCACACGATTATCacctgtaatggccgataattggccaaacaCGACCAATAATGGCTTCgcgtaataaggcctttagtggAATTAgaaatcacagatgcaccacctcgtatgggcgtgcaataaccacggtccaaatacgtctaaattatatttaatttcccagaatcacgtataaaatctaacttttattagatatgcattaaaagtaaaaaatctattgtcatgatcgcgcctgaaaaggcatcagtgccacgctctgctgcgaagattagacctctgcgccaaagactgcgattttgg from Dendropsophus ebraccatus isolate aDenEbr1 chromosome 1, aDenEbr1.pat, whole genome shotgun sequence includes these protein-coding regions:
- the LOC138799120 gene encoding regenerating islet-derived protein 4-like; protein product: MSSSLGFALLGCLILGVSLSEGAPRSSCPPGWFFYKSHCYGYFRFKLPWSEAEFECVSYGHGAHLASIIDESEGSIIASHVAAYSPNVDIWIGLHDPEQNRRWKWNDGSMYNYRSWKSGEPNNLNNAEYCGELTKETGFRQWNDIPCTKQNHFVCKYKP